From Cyprinus carpio isolate SPL01 chromosome A18, ASM1834038v1, whole genome shotgun sequence:
tgtcttgttgaacataagagatttctttcagaaaaaaaaatcttacgaccccagacttttgaaatgtagtgtatattattaatattgtttactactctaactttttaaataaaggtgTGTTTGTATTAGTTGTTTCTGTGGCATTGTGAATCACAAAATTTCACTTGTATTAGAAACAATTACTGAAATTTTGGTATCATGACATCAAAGGTTCGATGTACCTGTCCCATTCCTTCCTCTATGATTTTGGTGGTTAAGTAATCACCCCAGCACTGCATGCAGAACTTGTGTCCACATTCCAGACCAGTGAAGTACTGCAAAAGAACAACCAACACCAAATCCACATTTAGGGAAAGTTACAATTAATAACACAAGCAACTTCTAAAAACAGTGTAAATTTCCAATAgtcaataataaatgtaatatatttcttctTTTAGGGTGGATCTTGCAACAGTGACTCAATAACTCAGTAACATAGGATACAAAtaacaaacactgaaaaacattaaacCAAATAAAAGCAATGAAACAAATCCTAGCTAACAGCTATCCAGTGTTGGGTGCCTGTGAAACACAATGAGCCTTGTTCTCTTCAACAGATCAATACAACCAACAAGGATCAGATAGGAATCTTACAAAACAGTTCTGAGCAGGTGATAGAAGAGTCAGCCGTAGTGATAATCTACTGTCATGCGTTTTAATGTCTCAGGCCCCCTGGGAGGAAATGCCTGGTTCTCTCTTGGGACAACGTGGCAAGAACAAATCATCTTAATATCTGTGGTAGGACTGACGCAAGTAGAGATTATCATTGCTTACAACAATATCTCAAGTAGTTTTAACAGCACTGTGCAGACAGCGCTAATGGTATTTAGAGAACATCTCATGGGAACTGAGTGGTGGTCAGCTTAATGAAACAATTCATTAACACCGAAATGACAATTTGACATTGGGTCAAACTGAACGTCCCAATAAACTGATACTTTAAATGCATCCGCAATCTGATTAAAGCTCTTAGTTAAGCATAACTCTCAACATCAAACTGATAAGTTTGCTGTATCATGTGGCCACAAATGATCCTTTATTTTAAGCAGACAAGCCGTGAGACTGGGACTTCCTGGTTGACGTTACAGTTAAATAGTTCATAGTCACGATTCAAAGCAACAAATAGAACAGTTTCCAAATCCCTGCTGCTTAATCCAGAGATTTCTTTCAGACAGTTGCTGGCTCTCACGACAAAGCTGATCAAAacaatacatgcatgcatgcatgcatgccaCAATCTATCCttttactgacacacacacacacacacatttctcaagGTTCCCTGCAAATCCGAAGACCCGTCAGTTCCTCTCCTTAGTTGCTTGGTATACAATATGATCAATCCAGTGAAGAGATTACAGGTGAAAGGAGCTCATTATAGATCCTTTCTGCCGACTGAGACACTGTAGCATGTAGCAAAGAGTGGCAAACATGAAAACACAGATGTCAAAATAATACTGCATACCACTTTCACATATCCCACAACGCAACAGCGTCCCGTCCAAGTGGTAAACAATCTGTTCACACTGCCAAGCGATTCAACAGATTCACTGAAATAACCAGGCACAGACTGAATCTGCTGACATTGCAGCTAATGCGCCGATTTTCTGAGGAAACATACAGAATTCTGTAGAATggatataaatacattaaatacactaCAGTATAATTTGGGGTCTGTAAATTTTTTAAGAAACgaatgcaaggatgcattaaatgtatcaaaaataacagttgcaaaaaatttattttcaattgttgcaaaaaaatcaatttcaaataaatgctgttcttttaaaccttttaagCAGGAGAACTGTTTTCGAACGTGAAAATAGtacgaaatgtttcttgagcatcaaatcagcatattagaaggatcatgttacactgaaaaaaaaatccgcTGTGCCATCAaacgaataaattacatttttaaagtatattaaattagaaaacggTTATGACAGCACCGAATGAGCAAATCTAACCTAATAATAacattgcacaatattactgttactataatgtatttttgatcaaataaatgcagccttggtgagcataacagacccCAAATGTTTCAACAGTAGCATATGTTAAATGGAGCTGAGAGTACTACACTTTTTATTGGCTGAAAGTATAATCAAAATAGCCAAAATGTCCAATAAAGAGCATTCCAAGGAAAGTGAATGTGCAAAACTTTGTGAATGACGGGCACAGATTCTGTGTGTGCCTGCTAATAAGCTATCAGCACAGCAGCCATGTGAATGGATTAACCAGAGGCAACGAAAGCGATTCGGCTGGGGGGCACTGACCGAGTTAGGATAGTTGAGATAGCAGATCTGACATGGCATGTCCTGTGCCGACGATCTTGTGTTCATGAGGCGTGTCCGAGACTTCTTGCTGGGGTTTATAACGTGACACTCTGAAAATAGCTTGTCCAGGTTACCATCAAAGTACCTGCAAAGAGATAAACAGtagatttttcttaaaatttgCTGGTTCAGTATTGAATAAAGACAGATGCTAGCTGACTAATAAGTTGGTGGAAGGAAATAAAACAGAACAGTTACCTTTCCATCAGCTTTTCTTTGTCCCAGTTAAAATGACTAAGTAATATTCTAGTGATTGTAGCAGGATTCTGTAACAAGAGAGATACAAGAGATGCATACAAAAGAGGCATACATCTTTTAATACatcgagagagaaaaaaaaagcaagcatatttattaatttataatataataaaatttagtaCGATCacttattcttttaaatattttaatatgtacaggtCAGAAGAAGTATGTTGTTTcgtttttacataaatatatctgttacactgaatgatgatggaaccatattttaatgttttgttttgcttttttcacAAAAGTCATTTGAAACAATTAATTAGgcactttacttgcatttaatatgctttctgtgtatataaaatcacttttgtcaACTTTATTTGACGCTGTCATCAAAAAGGTGTTTGACCTATATACACAAAATTATTCAATTATACCTCTGACTACcataacacacaaaacagaaaatattaattaactacaaatTCAACTAATATCCATTTAATGGGTAAAATCAtcctttattttgttaaattatggcTAGATTAATAATTTGTCAGGAAACTCTTGATATTGATTACCGCCATTATTATTATGTGACAAATTACTAATTAAAGCCTAAATAACTTCTAGCTGGTGTCATGAACAACAACACTTCAAAGAGCAGCAATGATGTGATTTGCACTGTGTTTAGACAACAGAGTTCATCCTTGCCCATCAGGGAGCGAAAGCCTGAACTACAGTACTCCAAAAAGGTTATGTGGGCTGACATGTCAAAGGAGCATATTGACAGGCAATCCAGAGGGATGCTGGGAGACCTGAACACCATAACCTTCTGGATTTGCAACCACCCTAACTCGACGTTCCTCAACTAAACCAAGGTCTTCTTTCCGTTCCTGTTGAAAATGTAAGCGCAAGAGCTTCTAGAGCAAGCTTGAACTGTACTGGGACAAACACACAGCAGATGCtcttaaaatagaaatacatacgTATGAAGCGAGCCACAGCATTAATCACTTCAACTTATCACAGTAACAGCATGCGAACAtaacaaaatgcatttgctgaCGTTACAGAAGgattaaatctaataaattagCACAAAATCTGGAAATTAACCAgcataaacaaaactaaactgcgGGAGGCAGAGTGAGATGTCGAGCTTCAGGAGACAGCTAATACTCCAAACAGCCTGTGGCTATGACACTCCAGCAGAAAGCAAACATAGCTCATTACTCAAATTCACTTTGATGTGCtatttttgtgctgtttaatcAAACATAACCAACCATGATGAAGCATAGGCTCCGCCATGTTGTTGTCTTGAGCAACTAGGTAACTCACATGCTAACGCGACCTAACCCATATCCCTGATTAACAGACGCTTAAGAAGACACCTTCCTCTTCATCAGACTGGGAACAACCTGCCCTGAAAACCTATTAAACATATGAACACGTCGCAATGTAGTCTCTGGTGTACTTAAATTGGGGTTGTATGCTCGTGGTTAGCTCACTAAGCTAGTGTGACCAGAAACAAGGggtttacaatattactattttactttatatGTGACGTGGGTTGTCATATGTTAAGATGCAAACATTCTGGCAATACAAATGTAGTTTTGTTTAAGTAAAGCGCTTATAATGGGACTTCTCGGTCTGATTTTGTATGCAGGTGAACTAGAAGCTAGTTAAGCATCTTATGTCATTACTGGACAAGGTAAAAGCTAGGCTGACGCAGACCTTCTCCTTCATATCTGTGCTTATGACCATATATTTATCTTGTCGACGTACCAACGATGGTTTTAAAATCAGTTTGGTTCAAAGGACAGCTGATGCATTTTTCATGTCTCTCGTGTTGTCAGCGGGGGGTAAAGTTTCCCAGAGCAATGTAAATTCTCCTCTTTTGTTATAACGGGTAAACCAGGGTGATCTGAGCTAAGGGGAAGCCCTGAAAATACTTACCTGGATGACCTCGTTGACCTCCCTGATACACTCCACCATATGCTGCAGGATCTGTTCGGCGGTTAGAACTTCAAAGCGGTAGTCTTCCTCATCCTGACGGGGCCCGAGGCCGCTGCCTCCCGTCTCCCCGCAGTCGTCTCGCTCTCCTCCGGCCACAACGGGATCAACCAACTCCACCTCGCCGAGCTCCAGGGTGTCGTCCGCGGTCTCCTCTTCGCCGCTGTCTTCGCTGCATTCCTCTTCCTCGTCGTCGAATTCGTAATTGTAACCCTCGTCCGAGTCCATGACTGGGCTGCGATTAATGTATCGACACGCCAAGGGGAATACGTTTGATGTGTATTATTTGGCAGGCAGAGCGAAACAAAACGAGAATACCTCTTTAGCTTGCTAGCATTCCAGTTTTTCTAGCAgcagagaaaacaacaacagaggAGCGACGCTGCTGCTGGACCAACAAAGAGACGCAGCGTCACGGGCCGACGCTGGGTGACGTCATGTGCGTGACACAAAACaagacttgttttaaaataaagttgttttgctGCTGCTCAGTTAAAGTGTTTATGTGCTATCATGtactgaatttctttaaaaattacatcaaaagaTAAATACATCTTATATTAAATGACGAAGTAAAAAAGTATGTTAATCTGCTTTGTATATGTTCAATGTAACATTTGTTTCACTATTGTTTCTATTGAATATTcttgaaaattttgaaaaaaaaatattggaataaAACTGGGATGTGTAGGAAGGATTGGTGTATCTGAtgtgataatttattttaaagaagacattttgcatcgaaaataaatatacagtacagctgttaataatatttagtaaacataacataagaaaaaaaatagcaatttttaCAAACCAAATctcacacattttataaattaactaGTATCATAAGAAAagttaaagggaaaaaaataattaaatcattgtaTTGTGGctttgtataaatatttacatcTGTGTTGTTTTGGCATAGTCTTTCTCTCTACttcctctttttattatttatttattattatttttattcatttgtcctgtacattattgcaatttaacatatttaaaaaatatattttaaaaaaaggttccTTCAAAACAGTTTAGGGAAAGGAACCCTATTTGTATGGATTGTACATGTCCTTACACAAACTGTTGAACAGAAGAACATAGTgtcttagatagatagatagatagatagatagatagatagatagatagatagatagatagatagatagatagatagatagatagatagatagatagttagttaGTCCTATATAATGGACTGGAAAATATTTCTGCCTGGTCTTGCGTTGTCCAGTAACTCAAAGAGGCGGAACCGATTAAAAGGAAAGTGTTTTCTACCGAACACATTTCGAACAAGTACGCGTTCTCTCGTTGCCGTGGCAGCAGCGACTTCAGGAAGAACGATCGGGCGATTAATGATGGATGCACGAGAGATAGgtaattaattgtttaaaaatattcattaacttTTGAATTGGAAATAAATCCTTGACCACATATCCAGTCGTTTGATTGTGCACCACCGTCCTGGCGTCTTTAAAGCTGCAGTGGGCCAGCCGTGCACCTGCACTTCTACCAGCTAACTTAGCTTACGGAAATCTGCCAGTCTAGTTTCATAATTGTGATCGGATCTAATTAAAAATGCTAGCTGTGTTTTTGTGACCTTATTTAAACATCTCTATCTGAACTTTCTATAAAACCCTAAAGATCTGCTGGGTGCCAACGAGAACATAGTTGAAATGCAGAATTTGGAAGGAGAAGACTTTGCTGTTTCTAAGTAAGTTAACTTATATAGTTTGTTTTCTTTAGTGAAAATGCGTGCAACTTTATCGAATTTACACTTTTTCTTCTGTTATCCGTAATATTTTGCCTCTCCAGGTCATCGGATGCTGATGCAGAATTTGACATGGTTATTGGAAACATCGAGGATATTATAATGGGTATTTATATGTCTGTTATTCTATGAAATCATCCACAGTCACTTATGACAACAACTGTTAATCTTTAATATAAGGTTTTAGTATTCACCTATAATAAGTGTGAATATCACATAATCTTTCAGGAACATGTCCCAGTTCATATTGGTGGAAACTGTACTTAATATTActtgttttaatttgtgtatGCAAAAcgtaatttcttttattttctttatttttttttatggtttgggATGAAACGAGACCTGGACATGCATTCATGCAATTCACCCAACTGAATTATAACTGCCACATGTGATTTTCTTCACAGAGGATGAATTCCAACATCTTCAGCAGTCTTTCATGGAGAAATATTACCATGAGTTTGATGACTCCGAGGAGAACAAGCTCAGCTATACAcctatttttaatgaatatgtaTGTAGTACTTTAAGCTTTGTTTTATCACGTTTATGACCCTTGTAAAGATGGAAATACTGCATTTAACTGTCATTTACTATCACAGATTGAAATCCTAGAAAAACATCTGGAACAGCAGTTGGTGGAGCGAATTCCTGGATTCAATATGGATGTCTTCACTCATTCACTTAAGTATGCTATATGAATTCATCTCTTTTTCTGGGCCTGAGTATAGTACTCAGGCTTGACAGGGACTGACAGTATTTCTTTTACACTGACAATATCATGTATActgttaaatatacaaaaaataataataaaagtaaacaatacagACAATAGCAATTCAGTCTTAAGTTAGTATAAAACAGGGGTTTTCAGTCATTTAGATGCTACAGATCCTCAAATATGATCATCCTCGTATAAGGGGCCACTTCTTAAAATTTAGAGGGCAGCTATCAGAGCTGGGTAGTTACTAacctggattacataatcagattccaaaaattaagtacttgtaattagataaaattacatttcaaaatactcGGAATCAgaatacagttacttttttatgaattacttgattacatattcacacaatagcaaaaattgttcataattacttgattcctctttttcatctgttaaatgttcctttctaaaattgCTTACCGCTTATATACACTCTGAAGGTCTTCCTGTTTTGtgaacattcacacaaagaccagtcattAGTCAGGTGGCTACACAGCATTtgacaaaaatcatttcaggtttaagaagtgtttcaacattgcatcaactaccgaacacattgatttttatttgaattatcactcagtaggttatttaataatatattactatgTCTTTGGaagttttctttgtttgtgttagttttaaacatattaaaatgcacaaattcacattatttcttttctttctttcttgtttttaagTACCCCtgagactttaaaataaataaaaaaaattatattttcataattgttggttaaaggtcacatgacatgcagtaaacaacagttttattttggttgatgttattttaaaattattttagtttttattttggttgatgttatttttaatttttttattttaatttggctttttttccccctgaatttCTTTTACGAACCCCAGTTTGGAAAACCTTGATTTAGTTATTTTCTTACtctctgtatttttatatcaatatggtacaagattatcctatttaaacgAGTAGatcaaaagtaaactaaaagtaaacaaaaagtaGAAATTTTATATTACcagaaatgtgtaatgtaatggattatgttactaactacaatttttgtcatgaaATTTGTAATCAGTAAGGGACTACAATTTGTAGTTATCTACCCAGCTCTGgcagctatatattttcatgtacaaaaagcccatttatactgtgaaaaatattataaatgtgtaaaataatgtatgGAAATATTTCGTTTTTATTATGTTACCTTATTACCTTTTTCTACTCACATTAGTAATGTtagttgtattattttgtatgtattattattattatttttttaaaaccctgCTCTAAAATGTTATTGTAATACACATAATTTACCACTAGATGGAGGCATTTACATAAGATTGTATTTGCATAGAACAATATTTTCTAATTGTGACCTAaaacttttgtttatttgtaatccTTCTTTTCTCAATTAGACAGCACAAAGATGAAGTCTCAGGTGACATACTAGACATGCTACTCACTTTCACTGACTTCATGGCCTTTAAAGAGATGTTCATTGATTACAGAGCAGTAAGTAAAAATCTGTAATTTCTGTACTACAAAATATAGGATTCATAATGTAAAGTAATGTGGAATGTTTGAAATGTGTTACAGTCCAGAGAAAAGCTGCTCTGCCCAGTTCAAATGTAATTCTTGGCTATAATAAAAGAACCTGAAACATCATCACCTACTAAGATAAAACTTTGGCCTACTTTTCTACCTCATGAACAGAAGCTATAAACCTGCCATAGTCTGTGGGAGAAAATCATTTGTCCAATCTTCTTTTTATAGGAAAAGGAGGGTAGAGGATTGGACCTTAGTACTGGACTGGTGGTGAAGTCTTTAAATTCTGCTTCCGCTTCATCTCTGACCTCCAGCATGGCCTCACAATCGAACTGAACCAATGGGCATTACATGTAAATGATCAGTCAACACATGATTATCCCCATGTAAAAAGatgaatatttattgaaaattccTTTCTGACTCCTcccaaaacaaacatacactgtTATACTAACTTGACAGAAGGGAATCAGTGTTTAATTTAGGTTAATGTTTAAACGTAACATTCAGGTTAACTGTCAGCTTTTCCTCTATAGCAGTATTCATATGATCTGTCCCTAAATCCAGACTCAGTTTTCATATCTTGTTGGCCTACAGTGCAGCAAAACACTTGCGGTTTCTGACCAAACTGATAATGAGCATATGAATATCTCAAAAGCTGCCACTTTTTTATATAGAACCCcttcattttaatggttaaatccTTATATAACATAATGTACCAAAATAATTCCTTTCACTTGACAATCAAAAAGGGCTTTTCATTACAAAAGTATTATACAATGTGCCTGATATGACAACAGTTCTAAAAGACCCGTTTTTCATTTACAAGACTTGCAGTTTCCCCAGGTGAAAtattacagaattaaaaaaaaatggtgtttataCAGTTACCAGAAACGATGCAAATAATCTCATACAGTTCTTTAATGTGACGTTGAGTTCATGTTGAGTTGAGTGACAATGAAAAGGAAAGACTCAAAGGAGCTTTtcaaaataatactttttgttGATGTATACATTACAAATTTCAGCTGTTTTTACTCCCTTCTTAGAAGAATGTGTTGTTCTCACTAGATGAATGTTGCGtaattgtgtatatttgtttattatttgtatatatagacatatttgaGTTTGTGtatgaaagaaataaatacaatggttctttaattatatttcataagaaattccatttttatgcacaaaacaattaatcaataacattcttaagcTTAACTTCACAATAATGCAAGAACCTCAACACTTAAATACATATTTGCTCAAGTCATCTAGTGTATCTTAAAAAAAtagtacactactgtttaaaagtggGGACTGGTAagaatattgtatgtttttgtttttttgtaaatctctTAATGCTCACTAAGAtcaaaaagtacaataaaaatatattttgtgtatatttaatattgttaaatgttattacaatttaaaatagtgtttctactttaacatttaaaaattaaaaattttcctGTAAGGgtaaagttgatttatttatttttttagtttttttttctggaagccacattacatgtttttttttttttattcaggaccCTTTGACgaatattcaaaagaacagcatgtttttgaaatataaatcttttgtaagattataaaagtctttactgtcacttttgatcaattcaatgcatccttgctgagtaaaagtattaattatttatttttaaaaaatcttactgaccccacacctAATGCACATAAGCATACACACAATGTCCATGTTTTAAACCATCAAACAATCATGCTGGTCACAGTTATACGGAAGGGTTGTTGGACGTTCCTGAAGAGGATTTTCAGCAATGCCAACTAATCTGAGCAATATCCCCTTCGAAGTGTCCTCACATAGTGAATGAGAGTGTTAATCCAAGGATGGTCTACACAGGCACCGTACTCGCCGCTGCGTTTTGCCCTTCACCCCTCCAGTCCAAATAGGCAAAGTAGCTGCTAGCTCCATATAACAGAGACACCACTATGGCAAAGAACTGCAAGAAAAGATgtatgaaaaaatgacaaaaataatacagATCTTACacattgtcaaaaacaaaaagtggATCCCATTGCAAGAAACAGGTTGACGATGGAATGCCTGCTTGGGCTGATAAGCACTGGTGTTTTTTAACATGTAGCCCTGTCTTACAATAAAGGCTTTTTATATTTTGGCTGCTTTGTGAGTGCCTGGAcgtggaattttttatttatatttgtgttaatatgattttattgAGGATTTGATGggatccactttttttttttttttttttttacattttgttcccTCTCTGGAGCACCcgtagggccctatcatacacccggcgcaatgcagCGCAAGTGTTTTTGCCAGTTTCAGCCCGATGCTgttctcattttcccgtcctgcgccacgttgtttaaacagcaaatgcatttgcgcccatttgcgcgcccatgggcgtgctggtctaaaaaaggtgtgttcaggcgcattgttggttTTTCTATTTTGAGGACCTGAAAATAggctgcgccatagaccaactcaaacctgctCTAAAGTCCAGTCAGTATtcaatattgtcaatattaacagtcaatatttttctttgttatttaaagagcgcgttagtaatatgcgcctataggcgggtgcacaacgcgcgtacactttgcttattacacacacagggaatTTCAGCAGcacacaaatgaaatgaaaaattacattccgccatgtaaatagcaaacGCGCCATTGCGTgagcgcaactggcttttaaaggtgAGAtaagactctgattggtttattgcacttTACGCCCAAAAAatacccattactcattaagagaataggggcAACCTGTTTAGACCATTTTCCCGTCATTAAActatagcaaaagtggattcggacacgccctgagtgcaccttcGCTGTGCACTTTAGACCAAGCCcgtagatcgttaaaataggccCCATAGTCTTGCTTGTGAGTACCTGCACCCCTGGTCAAGACTTTTTCTTACATATTGTACTCAAGTATTAGAAATAAGCCGTTcccaaaataagatatttttaaaatgtctcaatgttTTTCCCCCCATAGGCCTACAATAAAAGTTAATGGGGTTCCATGTTGTTTTGGACTCCAATGACATTCATTCTATgtgtaaaaacttaaaataaaaataagttggaAACAGCGTGAAtgttagtaaatacatttatttttgtgtttgaactgtccctttaaaaatttaataagacGTAATCCTTAATACAAGTTAAACAACGGATAAATGATTTTAGGGCATATAAATGTTTTACAGGAAAGTATATAAACAGCCATTGAGCAGATATGTAGATTTAGAGATGCTGTAATAACTTTGGAGGAGGTACAAACGGTGATTACACTCATACAGGCATTATAGGTTTGTCATGTGCTTGCTGCACAATTCAATCTGGACTCTGTCCATGTGGTTTTAAAGccctataaaacacacacagcactctACAACCTTGCTTTTGAAGTCATCTGACAGTTTCACATTGTAACCATCTACTAAAAGccttttatttgatcaacaatacagtcaTGAATAATGCTTTGACCAGATAAATGAAGGCCCTGCTTCAGATTAGATGTTTTggtttaaaacataatgattaatattattcattattaattttttaagaaagccctatctacactaccattcaaaattttggggtcagtaagatttcttaattttttttaaagatgtctctcGCGCTCACCTaggttcatttatttgatcaaaaatacagtaaaatcagtaaaattatAAGACGTCatcagtttgaaaataaatattttctattttaatcattcttaaaatctgatttatttttgtgatgccaaagctaaattttcagcattattactccagtcttcagtgtcacatgatccttcagaaatcattctaatatgctcaagaaacatttctcatttcttattattatcatggttgaaaagtttgctgcttaatatttttctggaaaccatgatacatgttTTTCCTGATTCTTTGAATATTGATTTCTTGAGAAAAATCATACTGCTCCCAAACTTTAAATGGTAGTTTAAATATATGTTAGTATTTGAGAGCATTTCTCGCCTCATCTGGGTGAGCAGTGTGACACCATGCTATTATCAGTGGGTGTTTCACAGATAAGCCTGACTTTACTTTAGAAATGAAGTAGGATGAACACACCTCTCTCAGCTCATAGTATTTGTGAATATGTGTAGAGTGTGTTCAGGAGATGTTTTCACTCACTGCAGAAGCTCCCAGATGACCATGCCAGATAGACTCGTTTGATGGAACAGATACAGCATCAGCCAAAAAGGCAGTTATGTATAGAACAGCTGCAACTACATAGAACACCATGAGCTACAAGGAGGAAAGGAAGACAGAATCACAAATTTGATTTAACTGACAAAGTCACAGATAATATAAG
This genomic window contains:
- the LOC109078402 gene encoding ADP-ribosylation factor-like protein 2-binding protein gives rise to the protein MMDAREIDLLGANENIVEMQNLEGEDFAVSKSSDADAEFDMVIGNIEDIIMEDEFQHLQQSFMEKYYHEFDDSEENKLSYTPIFNEYIEILEKHLEQQLVERIPGFNMDVFTHSLKQHKDEVSGDILDMLLTFTDFMAFKEMFIDYRAEKEGRGLDLSTGLVVKSLNSASASSLTSSMASQSN